A stretch of the Archangium violaceum genome encodes the following:
- a CDS encoding S8 family serine peptidase produces the protein MTPPFKTLGLALTTTALLTGCGTSAPESAQGSAAEARPARTALQGGKKKPVVEQPTTDPSACTALYSTPQAQAALTQAVMDPSLAADGLVKTLILSFNTQEAVAPAVDLLKGTLGISLGEGLGALEALPMVALKVPVTPLLLSTLRTTLQPLGLVSIYQDRPLHYFLDESVRYIQADTARTAFNATGAGVGVGIIDSGVDGTHGDFPNLVKNVKVAAPILETGVSGALYIDVPNSDLTSGHGTHVASTIGGSGARSGGKYKGVAPGASLIAVGAGEAISILYALQGFDYLLSPDIRETYNVRVISNSWGTSGSHFAPFDPVSIASKRAYDEGIVVAFAAGNDGPGEDTLNPYSASPCAISVAAGAAKDTRAATNPLISQGVPGQLADFSSRGIPGDENHHPDITLPGVAIVAARATTATVAQPYLGLDGLHPEPFYAALDGTSMATPHLSGVVALMLEVNPTLNLDGVLAALTSTARPMYTQDATTGATRQLETWEAGAGYADAYAAVRAASESAGTRTTTVTTALPGWSGNVSLSVKVPILDVTLAEASHEHALTVPAGANALRIATDWGNPALDLDLYVYDPSGNLVGTSANGTSVSESVSIPHPVAGTWRVRLEGYLNTPTSYTGTAEVDTLVPVSQ, from the coding sequence ACTGGGCCTCGCCCTCACCACCACCGCCCTCCTCACGGGCTGCGGCACCTCCGCACCGGAGAGCGCCCAGGGTTCAGCAGCGGAGGCCCGCCCGGCCCGTACCGCGCTCCAGGGAGGCAAGAAGAAGCCCGTCGTGGAGCAGCCCACCACCGACCCGAGCGCCTGCACCGCGCTCTACTCCACGCCCCAGGCGCAGGCGGCGCTCACCCAGGCCGTGATGGACCCGTCGCTGGCCGCCGACGGGCTGGTGAAGACGCTCATCCTCTCCTTCAACACGCAGGAGGCGGTGGCGCCCGCGGTGGACCTGCTGAAGGGGACGCTCGGCATCTCCCTGGGAGAGGGCCTCGGCGCGCTCGAGGCGCTGCCCATGGTGGCACTGAAGGTGCCCGTCACGCCCCTGCTCCTGAGCACGCTGCGCACCACGCTGCAGCCGCTCGGCCTGGTGTCCATCTACCAGGACCGGCCACTGCACTACTTCCTGGACGAGAGCGTCCGCTACATCCAGGCGGACACCGCGCGCACGGCCTTCAATGCCACCGGCGCGGGCGTGGGCGTGGGCATCATCGACTCGGGCGTGGACGGCACGCACGGGGATTTCCCCAACCTGGTGAAGAACGTGAAGGTGGCGGCGCCCATCCTCGAGACGGGCGTGAGCGGCGCGCTCTACATCGACGTGCCCAACAGCGACCTCACCAGCGGCCACGGCACGCACGTGGCCAGCACCATCGGCGGCTCTGGCGCCCGGTCCGGCGGCAAGTACAAGGGCGTGGCCCCGGGCGCGAGCCTCATCGCCGTGGGCGCGGGCGAGGCCATCAGCATCCTCTACGCGCTCCAGGGTTTTGACTACCTGCTGAGCCCGGACATCCGCGAGACGTACAACGTCCGCGTCATCTCCAACTCGTGGGGCACCAGCGGCAGCCACTTCGCGCCGTTCGATCCCGTCAGCATCGCCTCCAAGCGCGCCTACGACGAGGGCATCGTGGTGGCCTTCGCGGCGGGCAATGACGGCCCCGGCGAGGACACGCTCAACCCGTACAGCGCCTCGCCGTGTGCCATCTCGGTGGCGGCGGGAGCGGCCAAGGACACCCGCGCGGCCACCAACCCGCTCATCAGCCAGGGCGTGCCGGGTCAGCTCGCCGACTTCTCCAGCCGCGGCATCCCGGGCGATGAGAACCACCACCCGGACATCACCCTGCCCGGCGTGGCCATCGTCGCGGCGCGCGCCACCACGGCCACCGTGGCGCAGCCGTACCTCGGCCTGGACGGCCTGCACCCGGAGCCCTTCTACGCGGCCCTCGATGGCACCTCCATGGCCACCCCGCACCTGAGCGGCGTGGTCGCGCTGATGCTCGAGGTCAACCCCACGCTCAACCTGGACGGCGTGCTGGCGGCGCTCACGTCCACCGCCCGGCCCATGTACACGCAGGACGCCACCACCGGCGCCACGCGCCAGCTCGAGACGTGGGAGGCGGGCGCGGGCTACGCGGATGCCTACGCCGCCGTGCGCGCCGCCTCCGAGTCCGCCGGCACCCGCACCACCACCGTCACCACGGCCCTGCCGGGCTGGAGCGGCAACGTGAGCCTGTCGGTGAAGGTGCCCATCCTGGACGTCACCCTCGCGGAGGCCTCGCACGAGCACGCCCTCACCGTGCCCGCTGGCGCCAACGCCCTGCGCATCGCCACGGACTGGGGCAACCCGGCGCTCGACCTGGACCTCTACGTCTACGATCCGAGCGGCAACCTGGTGGGTACCAGCGCCAACGGCACCTCCGTCTCCGAGTCGGTGTCCATCCCCCACCCCGTGGCGGGCACCTGGCGCGTGCGGCTCGAGGGCTACCTCAACACGCCCACCAGCTACACGGGCACGGCCGAGGTGGACACGCTCGTCCCGGTCTCTCAATAA